TACGCTTCGGTAAAGTGGTAGCTGTGAAAAGTTAAGTCTTAAAAAATATTTTATTAATAAAGAAAAAATACTGCGATCATCATGGCAAAAAAAGAATCGACATTTACAAACATGTTTCTGACGTTGCTCATCATAACAGTGTTTTCGTCGCTGGCGGCCAGCGGTGTTTACACCCTCACCAAGGAACCTATTGCTGAGGTGGCGCGCATGAAGCAACAGAAAGCCATCGAGCAGGTGATGCCGCCCTTTGAGAGCTACATCACCCGGGAGGTGATGCCTGCCAGCGGAGAAGATTCGATTGTTCTTTTCACAGGTACTGCCGGCAAAGATACCATAGGCATAGCTGTGAACACCTATAGTTACAACGGTTACGGTGGAATCATCAAACTGATGGTGGGATTTATACCCGACGGAACCATCCATAACATTGTGGTGCTTGAGCAAAAAGAAACGCCCGGACTGGGAACCAAGATGACCACGGATTGGAAAGATCAGTTTATTGGTAAAAATCTCAAGGATTTTAACTGTACTGTTAAGAAAGACGGCGGCCAGGTGGATGCCATCACGGCTGCTACTGTTTCTTCGCGTGCATTCTGCGACGCTGTCAACCGGGCTTATCAAACCTATCAATCGACCAACACGCCACAAAATCAATAAGGAGGAAGTATGAACCAATGGCAAAATTTTTCTAAAGGATTTTTTAAAGAAAGCCCTGTTTTCGTCATGCTGCTGGGGATGTGCCCCACGCTGGCGGTTACTAATTCAGCTATCAACGGGATGGGCATGGGGCTGGCCACCACCTTTGTGCTGGTGATGTCGAACCTGTCGATTTCGCTCATCAAAGACCTGATTCCCGGCAAAGTGCGCATCCCGGCTTTTATCGTTGTCATCGCATCGTTTGTTACGGTGGTGGATTTGGTGATGGCGGGTTATGCGCCGGCATTGCACGAACAACTCGGCATTTTTATTCCGCTTATCGTGGTCAACTGCATCGTGCTGGGCCGTGCCGAAGCCTTTGCCAGCAAAAACACAGTGCTTAGTTCCATCATCGACGGAGCAGGCATGGGTCTGGGCTTTGCCATGGCACTGACGCTTTTGGGCGCTGTTCGCGAACTGCTGGGCAACCTCTCCCTGTTTGGTCACAAATTTATCCAAGCCGACGGCATCCTCGTTTTCATTCTGGCGCCCGGAGCATTTATCGCGCTGGGATTTATGATCGCATTAATCAACCGTATCAAAAAAGTATAAACAGACATGGAATACATTCTCATAATCATCGGAACGGTATTGGTTAGCAACATTGTGCTGGCCAACTTCCTGGGCATTTGTCCTTTTCTGGGCGTCTCGAGCAAAATATCAACGGCAGCAGGCATGGGCGGCGCGGTGCTTTTTGTGATTACCATCGCCACCATCGTCACCTGGCTCATCCAACATTACATCCTCAACCCATTTGGTCTTGAGTTTCTTCAAACCATTGCATTTATCCTGGTGATTGCTGCTTTGGTGCAGGCTGTCGAGATCATCCTGAAAAAGGTAAGTCCGCCACTTTATCAGGCGCTGGGCGTGTTTCTGCCCCTCATCACCACCAACTGCGCCGTGCTGGGTGTGGCTTTGCTGGTGATACAGCGCGACTACAATCTGATTTCAGGAACAGTATATGCCATGGGCAACTCGCTGGGTTTTCTGCTTGCACTGGTAATCTTTGCAGGCATCCGCGAACACCTCGAACTTATGGATGTTCCCAAAGGAATGCGTGGAATGCCTATCGCGCTGGTAACAGCCGGCATCCTGGCACTGGCCTTCAGCGGATTTGCCAATTTGGTGACGTTTTAAATAGAATCGCTGCTCCTGCAAACGATTATAAACTAATCGTTTTGATTGGTATTGCAAGAATAAATGTGGATAATGTTTGGACGAGGTTGCTGTGGCTGCGGTGGCAGAGCTTGTCGAAGCCAGCTTGTCGAAGTCCTCGTCCACCTTATTTTACAGGCTGTGCCTGTTTAAATCATTTCAAATCAAAAACAGCAGGCCAAGCCTGCAAGAATAGATGTGGCTTAGGCTCAGCCTAAGCCGAACATTAGACAATCACCGATTGTAATTATCTGAACTGGTTTTTCAGTCTGATAAGTTTCTCTTTTTTGCACCTTCAACAATTACAAAGCGCATTTTTTATACTTTCGCCAGAAGTGCCACACCACCTACCCTTAAAATGAAAAGGCGTTATTAATATGGAAATTTTAAAAAATCATTCGTTAAAGCGATTCAACACCTTTGGCATCGAAGCAAATGCGCGCCTTTATGCAGAACTGAAAGAGCCTGGCGATCTACAGGAACTGCAGAAACACAAAGAATTCTCCCGGCACAAAACGCTGATTTTGGGTGGCGGCAGCAACATTCTTTTCACGGATGACTTTCCGGGGCTGGTGATTCACATCAATACGCAGGGCATTCGCATTGTTGGCGAAGGCTCCGATAGTATTTTGATAGAAGCCCAATCCGGAGTATTGTGGCACGAGTTGGTTTTGCATACCATCGACATGGGATTGGGCGGACTGGAAAATCTGTCGCTGATTCCGGGAAATGTGGGCGCTGCTCCTATCCAAAACATTGGCGCATACGGCGTGGAGCAAAAAGATTGCTTTGAATCGCTCACCGCCGCAAATCTTGCAACTGGTGAGATTAAGAAATTTGATAATAAGGAATGCCGGTTTGGCTATCGCGACAGCATTTTTAAAAATGAATTAAAAAATCAATTTTTGATACTGTCGGTAACGTATCGCCTAAAACGGAATCCAGTTTTCAATCTCGGCTACGGCGCTATCGCTTCGGAGCTGAAGCGGATGCAGGTAAAGGAAATAAACGCACACGATGTAAGCGAAGCGATATGTAGCATACGGCGCAGAAAGCTGCCGGATCCGGCTTTGATTAGCAATGCCGGCAGCTTCTTCAAAAATCCTGTAGTATCGGCAGCACATTATTTACGCTTACGCAAAAAATACCCCGAAATAGTGGCTTTTGATGCCGGTGAAGGCAACTACAAACTGGCCGCCGGCTGGCTCATTGAGAAGCTGGGATATAAAGGTTCGCGCATTGGCGACGCCGGCGTTTGTGCCACACAGGCGCTGGTGTTGGTAAATTACGGCACTGCCACCGGAAAAGAAATTTTGGCTCTGGCACAAAAAATCATGGATTCCGTGAATAAGGCATTCGATGTAAGATTGCAGCCTGAGGTAAATATTATTGGCAACGATGATTAAAAAGATAAAAATAGGATTTTTGTGGATGTATTACCATCTCGAGCTAATCCTTTGGCTGTTGATTTTGCTGGTACTGCTGCTGCCAATGCCCATTGATACGCATTTCACCCTGTGCCCGTTCCGCAATCTGGGCTGGCACTACTGCCCAGGCTGCGGCCTTGGACGCTCGTGCCACCTGGCGCTGCAAGGCAACCTCGGCGCCTCGCTGGCCATGCATCCGCTTGGAGTTTTTGCACTGATTGTTATTATTTTTAGAATATTTTCGTTAATCAAATTTTCAATTTATCAATCCAAAACTCAATCATTATGAACAATGCACTAAGGTATGTTCCCGAAGCAGTTGGGAACGAATTATTTTTTCTTAAGCAACTCATGGCAAATTTTTCCGACGAGCAGGCCGAAGATTTTTCACGCGTCTATCGCGCACGCCGCATGAACCCTAACCATATTTTATTCGCAACGTTTGCGGGATTTGTTGTAGTGGCAGGGATACAACGTTTTATGACCCGAAATGTCGGATTGGGGATTCTTTATCTGCTTACCGCCGGCCTTTGCTTTATCGGTACCATTGTAGACCTGGTTAATTATCAAAACATTACTTTCGAATACAACCGGCAAATAGCCGATGAGGTAATGATGATGATGCGGCGATAGCAATAAATTATTTCACCTGAAGCCGGCGTTAATGACTCTCCATTGACGCCGGTTTCTTATTTTTGCAGCTTTTCAAATAAATAAGAAAATTAGCGGTTTTCAACATCACAGGATCAAAAAAATAACCATGATAAGGGCAACAGCAAAACCAATAATGGCAGCAATCCTGCTATTTTTTTTATCATTAACAAATCTCAGCGCACAAACCGCCGGCACCTCCGGCGACCGTTTCGACCTTCGCCAGCACGAGGGCAACGCCTGGGTTGATTCGGTTTTTAATTCGCTTTCGCTAAAAGAGCGCATTGCCCAATCGATGGTGATCCGCACCTACTCCAACCGCGACCGCGCTTTTTACGACAGCATCAGCCGCATCATCCTAAAATACAACATAGGTGGGCTTTGCTTTTTTCAGGGTGATGCGCAGCAACAGGCACAGCTCACCAAATATTGGCAGGTGCTGAGCGAAACGCCGCTCCTCATCACCATCGACGCAGAATGGGGTCTGGGCATGCGCCTGAAAAATGCGTGGTCGTTCCCCAAACAAATGACCCTGGGCGCCATCGCCGACAATGAGCTGATTTATCGGATGGCCTACAAAATTGGCAAACATTGCCAAAGCATTGGCACGCAAATGAACTTTGCGCCCGTTGTCGACATCAACAGCAACCCGGCAAACCCGGTCATCAACTTCCGCTCTTTTGGCGAAAACCCGCATCAGGTAGCTGTCAAAGGCGCTGCCTATATCCGCGGCTTGCAGGACGCAGGCGTAATGGCTTGCGCTAAACATTTTCCGGGCCACGGCGACACCGACAGCGACTCGCACTACACCCTGCCGCTGCTCAACCACAGCCGCCAGGTTATCGACAGCATCGACCTGGTGCCTTTCCGCGAAGCGATGGCGGCGCATGTGAGCGGCCTCATGACGGCGCATTTGTTTATCCCCGCCCTCGACGCCCGCAAAGACATGGCTACTTCGATTTCCGACAAAGCCATCGACAGCCTGATGAAACAAGTGATGGGTTTTGAAGGACTGGCAGTGACCGATGCCCTGGATATGAAAGGCGTTACGGCTGCGCATCAAATTGGCGAAATAGAAAAAATGGCTTATCTGGCCGGCAACGACATCCTGCTGCTGCCCCTCGCCATTGACGCAGCCATCAAAAAGATCATCAAAGCCATCGACCAGGGCGAGATCAGCCGCGAAGAAGTGGATGCACGCTGCCGAAAAATACTGACCTATAAATACATCACCGGCCTCAATACGTTTAATTACGACGATATCAACATCGACGAAATCCCCGCTATCGTTAATGATGCAGAAAGCGAACTCATCACGCGGCACATCTACGAGCAGGCAGTTACGGTTGTAAAAAACCAAACCGACCTGCTACCATTGCAGCGCCCCGACACTTTGCGCATTGCTTCGGTAGCCATCGGTAGTTCAGCGGTGAGTGCTTTTCAGAAAACATTGGAGCTTTTTGCCCCGGTCACTCATTTTCAGGCGGGCGATGCTCCAGCCGTTGCCGAGATAAATTCATTGCGCA
The genomic region above belongs to Bacteroidales bacterium and contains:
- a CDS encoding RnfABCDGE type electron transport complex subunit G; protein product: MAKKESTFTNMFLTLLIITVFSSLAASGVYTLTKEPIAEVARMKQQKAIEQVMPPFESYITREVMPASGEDSIVLFTGTAGKDTIGIAVNTYSYNGYGGIIKLMVGFIPDGTIHNIVVLEQKETPGLGTKMTTDWKDQFIGKNLKDFNCTVKKDGGQVDAITAATVSSRAFCDAVNRAYQTYQSTNTPQNQ
- a CDS encoding electron transport complex subunit E is translated as MNQWQNFSKGFFKESPVFVMLLGMCPTLAVTNSAINGMGMGLATTFVLVMSNLSISLIKDLIPGKVRIPAFIVVIASFVTVVDLVMAGYAPALHEQLGIFIPLIVVNCIVLGRAEAFASKNTVLSSIIDGAGMGLGFAMALTLLGAVRELLGNLSLFGHKFIQADGILVFILAPGAFIALGFMIALINRIKKV
- the rsxA gene encoding electron transport complex subunit RsxA yields the protein MEYILIIIGTVLVSNIVLANFLGICPFLGVSSKISTAAGMGGAVLFVITIATIVTWLIQHYILNPFGLEFLQTIAFILVIAALVQAVEIILKKVSPPLYQALGVFLPLITTNCAVLGVALLVIQRDYNLISGTVYAMGNSLGFLLALVIFAGIREHLELMDVPKGMRGMPIALVTAGILALAFSGFANLVTF
- a CDS encoding TM2 domain-containing protein encodes the protein MNNALRYVPEAVGNELFFLKQLMANFSDEQAEDFSRVYRARRMNPNHILFATFAGFVVVAGIQRFMTRNVGLGILYLLTAGLCFIGTIVDLVNYQNITFEYNRQIADEVMMMMRR
- the murB gene encoding UDP-N-acetylmuramate dehydrogenase, with protein sequence MEILKNHSLKRFNTFGIEANARLYAELKEPGDLQELQKHKEFSRHKTLILGGGSNILFTDDFPGLVIHINTQGIRIVGEGSDSILIEAQSGVLWHELVLHTIDMGLGGLENLSLIPGNVGAAPIQNIGAYGVEQKDCFESLTAANLATGEIKKFDNKECRFGYRDSIFKNELKNQFLILSVTYRLKRNPVFNLGYGAIASELKRMQVKEINAHDVSEAICSIRRRKLPDPALISNAGSFFKNPVVSAAHYLRLRKKYPEIVAFDAGEGNYKLAAGWLIEKLGYKGSRIGDAGVCATQALVLVNYGTATGKEILALAQKIMDSVNKAFDVRLQPEVNIIGNDD
- a CDS encoding DUF2752 domain-containing protein, which encodes MIKKIKIGFLWMYYHLELILWLLILLVLLLPMPIDTHFTLCPFRNLGWHYCPGCGLGRSCHLALQGNLGASLAMHPLGVFALIVIIFRIFSLIKFSIYQSKTQSL